A region of the Roseiflexus sp. RS-1 genome:
GGAACCTGCTCTTACTGGCATACCTGGACGACGGAACCCCGCAGGGGATACCGATCCTCGGCGCGCCTGGCTGCGTCCGCTCCCGCGCGACCAACATCGTTGATCTGTTGCTGCCGCGATTGCTGAGCGGCGAGCGCATCACCCGACGCGACATTATCGATCTGGGGCATGGCGGGTTGCTGGAACGGTGAGAAGGGGAAAAGAGGTGGTGCCGGTGACTGGGATCGAACCAGTGACCTAACGATTATGAGTCGTTCGCTCTAACCACTGAGCTACACCGGCACGACACCAGGAGCGTGTAAAATGGTAGCACGCCAGGGGCGGGTTGTCAAGGTAGATCGATCGTCCTACCGCTTCTCATCGAAAGTCTGCGCGCGCAGGAGTTCCTGCGCTGTGCGCGAGCGCAACACCACAACCGAACGTGCGCCGACCGTATAGAACGGTTGACAGACCGGAGCCTCATGCCCTGCCTCGTAAATATCATCGGGAGAAGGGCGTGCTGTATCGATGACCCGCCACCACCCGCCTGGCGGATGTTCCTGGATGGCAAAGATCAGGTCTTCCCAAAAGGCGTTGATCATCACATAGAGATCGCAATCGCCGACCGACGCTCCGTGCAGGCAGTAGGCGAACGCATGCGACTCATACGATGTGTCGGGGGGACCATTGACGCCGTACCAGCGCACGTCATCGCGCCAGAAACGGCTGCGGTGGATTGAAGGGTGCGCTTTGCGGAACGCGATCAGCGTCTTGACAAAGCGAAACATATCACGATTGCGCTCCAGCAAATCCCAGTCGAGCCAGGTGGTCTCATTGTCCTGGTTGTACGGATTGTTGTTGCCGCGTTGGGTATTGAGGAACTCATCGCCGGCGCAGAACATCGGCGTGCCGTTCGCCAGCATGAGCAGCGTGAAGAAATTCCGCGCCTGACGACGACGCAACGCCAGCACCTCCGGCGGCGCCCCTTCATCTCCCTCCCAACCGCAGTTCCAGCTAAAGTTCTGATCGGTTCCGTCGGTGTTCTGATGTCCATTCGCCCAATTATGCTTCTGATTGTAGGACACCAGATCGTACAGGCAAAATCCGTCGTGCGAGGTCACAAAATTGACGCTCTGCGTCGGGCGATACGAGTCGGCCAGCGTATCGGGGAACAGATCATCGCTGCCATACAGGCGACACATCACGTCGCCGACTTTGCCGGGATCGCCGCGCACAAAGGCGCGCACATCGTCGCGGAACTTGCCATTCCACTGGCGCCACGTCATCCCCGGAAAGGCGCGTCCGAGCAGGTAGGCGCTGATATCCCACGCTTCGGCGATCAGGCGCACGCCGTGGCGCTGACCGAGCATGCTGATCTCGTGGATCAGCGCCGGATCTTCGTGATTAAGCGACCCGTCGTTATTGCGCGCCAGGATCGATGCAAGATCGAAGCGAAAGCCATCGATGCGCATCGACCGGATCCAGGTATCGAGGCTATCGATGATCAGGGTGCGCACGACCGGATTGGCGCAGCGCAGCGTATTGCCGCAACCGCTGGTGTTAATGTACTGGCGACGGTCGGGCGTCAGCAGGTAATAACTCCGGTTGTCAATCGCCCGGTAGGAGTACGTCGGTCCGCGCTCATCGCCCTCGCTCGTATGGTTGTAGACCACATCCAGCCAGACTTCGATACCGGCTGCATGCATGGCTCTGACCATCTCGCAGAACTCGCGGTGCGGATCCTCGATAGCGTAGTCGCTGTGTGGTGAGAAGAAGTTGAGGGTCATATACCCCCAGTAGTTCCCTTCCTGGGGATCGAACTGATGAACCGGCAAGAGTTCGATTGCCGTCACCCCCAATTCCAGCAGATAAGGAATCTTCCGGGTCAAGCCGATGAATGTACCGCGCTCTTCCGGTGTAACCCCCGAATTGGCGCGCGCGGTAAAGCCGCGCACATGCAGTTCATAGACGATCAAATCGTGGGTGTGATTCGGGCGCACATCGCCGCTCCAGTCGTAGGGCGCTTCGTGGCGGGGCAGCACGCCGAGCGGCGCGCGCCCGTCGTTCGGACCCGGACGCATCGCCGCCTCGCGACTGTAGTTCGGCGGAAAGAAGACCTCTGGTGCGTATGGATCGAGGACAATCTTCGTCGGATCGAAGCGGTGCCCCTCTTCGGGTGCGCGCGGTCCATCAACACGATACGCATAGTAGCGCCCGCCTGGAATGGCGGAAGCCGGAACCCAGCAGTGCCAGACATGCTGGGTTTTGTTGCGACGCGGATCGAGGTGATGACGATAGATCGGCGTCACAACGTCGTCGGCGCTATAGATCAGCAGCGTTACACTCGTCGCGTGCCGCGAGAAGAGCGCGAAATTGTACCCCTGAGCCGCAGGAACCCACGTCGGACCGAATGGAGCGGGCGAACCTTCGCTTCGCTCCCAGGCAGTGGGTTGATGCCAGGACGCCGATTCTCTGGTGAGCATCATGCCACAATGACGTGCAACGCTGTGCCGCGTTGCACCTGGAAGGACGAGATTTAAACCATTTTATCACACTCCAGACATACGCATACATTCCAGCCCCGATAGTAAACAGAAATTTTGTGCTTGACAGAATGGAACATGCATGCTACACTCAACCCATCGGCAACGCGCCGGTATCCGGGGCGCTTCGGTCAGACGAAGGTCCTGGTGGGACGAAATCGGTACAGTCGGGAAGAGGAGGCTTAACATGGCCCGGGATCTGAACAAGGTCATGCTGACCGGTCATCTGGGAGCGGACCCGGAGATGAGGTTCACCCCACAGGGTAGCGCAGTAACGACATTCCGTGTTGCATCCAATCGTTCCTGGAAATCAGGCGATGGCGTTCAACACGATGACACCGAATGGTTCCGCATTGTCGCCTGGGACAAACTGGCGGAAATCTGCAACGAGTATCTGAAGAAGGGAACGCGCGTCTACATCGAGGGGCGCCTGCAAACCCGCAGCTGGGATGATCGCAACACCGGTGAGAAACGCTACATCACCGAAGTCGTTGCGCAGGATATGATCATCCTGACGCCAAAGGGTGATCGTATGCCAGCTGTCGATACGGAAGAGACGGACGTTCGCGAGGTAGGAAGCGCTCCTCGTCGCGCTCCAGCCCCTTCGGCGCCTGATATGCCAGCGCCGGTGTCAAACGGTCCCGCACGCGCCAGCGCAACCCGTGCTCCGGCGCGCAATACGCCGCAACCGATCGAGGAAGACGATATTCCGTTCTGACGTAGAAGCGCAGCGTCGCTGCGCTTATCCCCGCTGAACTGACAGGGTCCTTACGTAACGCATGCAGCGAGGACGTGCAGGGGTACAGCAGCGCTGTTCCCCTGCGTTCCACCTCCCAGATTTGGTCATCAAAACATCACTTCTCCCCTTGTAG
Encoded here:
- a CDS encoding glycogen debranching protein, producing the protein MMLTRESASWHQPTAWERSEGSPAPFGPTWVPAAQGYNFALFSRHATSVTLLIYSADDVVTPIYRHHLDPRRNKTQHVWHCWVPASAIPGGRYYAYRVDGPRAPEEGHRFDPTKIVLDPYAPEVFFPPNYSREAAMRPGPNDGRAPLGVLPRHEAPYDWSGDVRPNHTHDLIVYELHVRGFTARANSGVTPEERGTFIGLTRKIPYLLELGVTAIELLPVHQFDPQEGNYWGYMTLNFFSPHSDYAIEDPHREFCEMVRAMHAAGIEVWLDVVYNHTSEGDERGPTYSYRAIDNRSYYLLTPDRRQYINTSGCGNTLRCANPVVRTLIIDSLDTWIRSMRIDGFRFDLASILARNNDGSLNHEDPALIHEISMLGQRHGVRLIAEAWDISAYLLGRAFPGMTWRQWNGKFRDDVRAFVRGDPGKVGDVMCRLYGSDDLFPDTLADSYRPTQSVNFVTSHDGFCLYDLVSYNQKHNWANGHQNTDGTDQNFSWNCGWEGDEGAPPEVLALRRRQARNFFTLLMLANGTPMFCAGDEFLNTQRGNNNPYNQDNETTWLDWDLLERNRDMFRFVKTLIAFRKAHPSIHRSRFWRDDVRWYGVNGPPDTSYESHAFAYCLHGASVGDCDLYVMINAFWEDLIFAIQEHPPGGWWRVIDTARPSPDDIYEAGHEAPVCQPFYTVGARSVVVLRSRTAQELLRAQTFDEKR
- a CDS encoding single-stranded DNA-binding protein, which codes for MARDLNKVMLTGHLGADPEMRFTPQGSAVTTFRVASNRSWKSGDGVQHDDTEWFRIVAWDKLAEICNEYLKKGTRVYIEGRLQTRSWDDRNTGEKRYITEVVAQDMIILTPKGDRMPAVDTEETDVREVGSAPRRAPAPSAPDMPAPVSNGPARASATRAPARNTPQPIEEDDIPF